One Pleuronectes platessa chromosome 9, fPlePla1.1, whole genome shotgun sequence genomic region harbors:
- the atp5f1d gene encoding ATP synthase subunit delta, mitochondrial: MMAARFLRRALPVLRQARSYAEATSGAPQMSFTFASPTQVFFSGASVKQVDVPTLTGAFGILPAHVPTLQVLRPGVVTVYNDDGSTAKYFVSSGSITVNADSSVQLLAEEAFTLDQFDIAAAKANLEKAQSELAGASDEAGRAAVQISIEANEAIVKALE, from the exons ATGATGGCAGCGAGGTTTCTCCGCCGGGCTCTCCCGGTGCTCAGGCAGGCCCGGTCCTACGCAGAGGCGACATCCGGTGCCCCGCAGATGTCCTTCACTTTCGCCTCCCCGACACAG GTATTTTTCAGCGGGGCCAGTGTGAAACAGGTTGATGTGCCCACACTCACCGGTGCATTCGGTATCCTCCCTGCCCACGTCCCCACCCTGCAGGTGCTCAGGCCTGGCGTTGTCACAGTCTACAATGACGACGGCTCCACTGCCAAATACTTTG TGAGCAGCGGATCAATAACAGTCAATGCTGATTCTTCAGTGCAGCTGTTAGCTGAGGAGGCGTTTACCTTGGACCAGTTCGACATTGCA GCTGCCAAGGCCAACCTGGAGAAGGCCCAGTCTGAATTGGCTGGAGCATCTGACGAGGCAGGGAGGGCCGCGGTTCAGATCAGCATAGAGGCCAACGAGGCCATCGTCAAGGCTCTGGAGTAG
- the cbarpb gene encoding voltage-dependent calcium channel beta subunit-associated regulatory protein: MSNESTVWNILPENSTEIPFKAKEQQDGYVLILVILFILLVGTLVFIAVLLITCRRCYHGRQCCDRASDDPEKTNTTYMEESLPTHEITIRVDESDCLSMVSSPDQQTERFLSTCTTGRRVSFNEAALFDHTKKTQEKGRRYTLTEGDFHHLKNARLTHLHIPPPALKIVTIHECDSAENTIIMKMRPVAKSALSIFQPMLCPLPQTALTSLSVNPSCALPGDALNSVVDTSFSVNTVALSVKDNRSSSIEMMGPGPRGRGSSVSVGEGATMGSDSHPAGGVGGSTGSQGPVLQFFTKLRRHASLEGASPYFKIKKWKLDSSQRASSLDTRGSPKRRQFQRQRAASESMDQDDNNAHHIDLIQYIARTQDVPYGRTQPTTRLLSPPSTPPPSLGRVEVEVMVEPRCRQGGPGVIGLSPDPQDEALHLAKREGADPLEPQVPQDPQSLYRDIWTLRATLEHYAASDQSSNNDRNSVCSDVESVCSLGARTEPERGGLPSYTSQDLGDEAEGGEDDKGFLMYVDERLGTKEGKKRKSTQSERGASDGETGTRKLLQMDSGYASIDAPSRGPEDLRLFGSSSISSSPKDRTAHEKRHHFTSAGRSGTIGDSFESHLFEEEPEDESLLGASGGVSIETGPGSVSWFPYGQMLTPREAAQLSPQPPALHRRDYSIDEKTDALFHEFLRHDPQFDQLESPMRKHRSRIHLRKQWQRHKQWSDPGVRHFQSSFERQRTPLRRGESVNYPLDTSYHSTLPRIVSAPDEETGDGTGSTPDTPKVEPTTTEDGSKGTTVRDTEDHASSSPPPPNSSILEIDEGLSEHLDPQEDSKQSGLPPEPPDERSPPQLPDSSCYGPQTITAELTDKLTGNLDERLYTGLRSTRYTANECVMVTATHASPDHSPV; the protein is encoded by the exons ATGAGCAATGAGTCTACCGTCTGGAACATCTTACCAGAAAACTCCACA GAGATCCCATTCAAGGCCAAGGAGCAGCAGGATGGCTACGTGCTCATCCTGGTGATCCTCTTCATCTTGCTGGTAGGAACGTTGGTCTTCATCGCGGTCCTCCTCATCACCTGCCGCCGATGCTATCATGGACGGCAATGCTGTGACAG GGCCAGCGATGACCCTGAAAAAACCAACACCACCTACATGGAGGAGTCTCTGCCCACCCATG AAATCACCATCAGGGTGGATGAGTCGGACTGCCTGTCAATGGTCAGCTCTCCGGATCAACAGACAGAGCGCTTCCTCTCCACATGCACCACAGGCCGCCGTGTATCCTTCAATGAGGCGGCCCTTTTCGATCACACCAAAAAGACCCAGGAGAAGGGACGCAG GTACACTCTGACCGAGGGCGACTTTCACCACCTGAAGAATGCCCGACTCACACACCTCCACATCCCACCACCAGCCCTCAAGATAGTCACCATCCACGAGTGCGACTCGGCCGAGAACACCATCATCATGAAGATGCGCCCTGTCGCTAAGTCAGCACTTTCCATCTTCCAG CCAATGCTGTGCCCCCTTCCACAAACAGCGCTGACCAGCCTGAGTGTCAATCCCAGCTGTGCCCTCCCTGGAGATGCTCTCAACTCTGTGGTGGACACCAGCTTCAGCGTGAACACTGTTGCACTCAGCGTTAAAGACAATCGCTCCAGCTCT aTTGAGATGATGGGACCTGGACCGCGGGGCAGAGGCAGCAGTGTCAGCGTTGGAGAAGGGGCCACCATGGGAAGCGATTCCCATCCTGCTGGTGGCGTTGGTGGTAGTACTGGAAGCCAGGGGCCCGTGCTGCAATTCTTCACCAAACTGCGGCGTCATGCTAGTTTGGAGGGGGCCAGTCCCTACTTCAAGATCAAGAAATGGAAGCTGGACAGCAGCCAGAGGGCCTCGAGTCTGGACACTAGAG GCTCGCCAAAGAGGAGACAGTTCCAGCGCCAGCGGGCCGCCAGTGAGAGCATGGACCAGGACGACAACAACGCGCACCACATAGACCTCATCCAGTACATCGCCCGCACCCAGGACGTCCCATACGGCCGCACCCAGCCCACCACACGCCTCCTCTCGCCTCCCTCTACACCACCCCCCTCCCTCGGCAG GGTAGAGGTAGAGGTGATGGTGGAGCCCCGCTGCAGACAAGGAGGACCAGGGGTGATTGGCCTATCCCCTGATCCGCAAGACGAAGCTCTGCACCTGGCAAAAAGGGAAGGTGCAGACCCCTTGGAGCCCCAAGTTCCCCAGGACCCCCAGTCACTTTACAGAGACATTTGGACCCTTCGCGCAACACTGGAACATTATGCCGCCTCTGATCAGAGCAGCAACAATGACAGGAACTCTGTCTGCAGCGATGTGGAAAGTGTGTGTTCGCTGGGTGCAAgaacagagccagagagaggagggctCCCCAGCTACACATCCCAAGATTTAGGGGATGAGGCAGAAGGTGGGGAGGATGACAAGGGCTTTTTGATGTACGTGGATGAGAGGTTGGGTACAAAGGAgggtaaaaaaaggaaaagcaccCAATCAGAGCGAGGGGCCAGTGATGGAGAAACAGGGACTCGTAAACTGCTGCAGATGGATAGTGGCTATGCATCGATAGATGCTCCATCCCGAGGTCCAGAAGACCTGCGGCTTTTtgggagcagcagcatcagcagcagcccgaAGGACAGGACAGCCCATGAGAAAAGGCACCATTTCACCAGTGCAGGGAGAAGTGGAACTATAGGTGACAGCTTCGAGTCTCATCTCTTTGAGGAGGAGCCAGAAGATGAGTCGTTGTTGGGAGCCAGTGGTGGAGTTTCCATAGAAACGGGTCCCGGTTCAGTGAGCTGGTTTCCATATGGTCAGATGCTCACACCGCGAGAGGCCGCGCAACTTTCACCACAACCACCAGCCCTGCACCGACGAGACTACAGCATCGACGAGAAGACGGACGCACTCTTCCACGAGTTTCTCCGCCACGACCCTCAGTTTGATCAGCTGGAATCACCGATGAGGAAACACAGGTCCCGAATCCACCTCCGAAAGCAGTGGCAGAGGCACAAGCAGTGGAGCGACCCTGGTGTCAGACACTTCCAGTCATCCTTTGAGCGACAGCGGACTCCCCTACGGAGGGGAGAAAGTGTAAACTACCCACTGGACACGAGCTACCACAGCACCCTGCCCCGCATCGTCAGTGCTCCTGACGAGGAGACCGGTGATGGGACAGGCAGCACTCCCGACACTCCGAAGGTAGAGCCTACGACTACTGAGGATGGGAGCAAAGGCACCACTGTCAGAGACACTGAGGATCAcgcctcatcttctcctccacctcctaaTTCCTCTATCTTAGAGATAGATGAAGGACTGAGTGAGCACCTTGATCCTCAagaggacagcaaacagtcaggACTCCCACCCGAGCCTCCGGACGAGCGCTCACCCCCTCAGCTGCCTGACTCCTCATGCTACGGGCCGCAAACCATCACAGCAGAGCTCACAGACAAACTGACTGGCAACCTGGATGAGAGGCTGTACACGGGCCTTCGCAGCACCAGGTACACAGCCAATGAGTGTGTGATGGTGACAGCCACACACGCCTCTCCAGATCACAGCCCTGTGTAG